From the genome of Niabella agricola, one region includes:
- a CDS encoding hybrid sensor histidine kinase/response regulator transcription factor, with protein sequence MSQFPDGRLVVFTESTINVFNGGGFRTIDVDEKDVIHIAKYTPYQYKGYLAEGRLWVKNQNRLVVINIATEKGQTNPLGYLKKLGFPEPPANFFVDTYGDIWVLTKADRLYRYNKRHKRVSVFLQTVSGSGFKEDELFDIARLPDRVYLFYRSGVMRCLDEVTGREMYREHFQKEAEPDYLTRLWVNVVGPYLYLVRNGFSKGQLVRFDTRNHRSTVLLETDRYWLNNLMADSSGNFWIPAKVGMWYFRSGSDTGSYYPDLSLTDGRREDNEVYTLLYDKQGGLWAGTFNKGLYYYHPARSRFSNVGKGFFRQPGTDDLRIYSILRLPDQLWLGALDGLYAAGWKNGALAGTFEQKMPGSDVRALYRSKSGMIWVGMSNGLYAFDSRGNPARHLDIPVSYISETEDGKLWICTLNNGLYLYDPVLRKNRLMFSAAVVSNVKQVIPWNRYWAGISARGLFFIDRETYALHFATDSVNNNTRNYPAVKDYFICLFTDDEGLLWMGSFGSLYVWDPVKKKQYQLGTSEGLISKNIKAITQGKDKTFWLTTSRGISNIKKIATDTGYHFMIQNYNRYDGVMEHTFSERAIYADDAHTELFFGGIDGLNILNEKAAVSTSEILSPVLYGFKLFGRPVVEGTAYDGRIILEQSVASSRRIVLNHNQNFFSINFSGLNYINPLKTYFRYRLEGVDEDWRIEKSGSGIGEATYTRLPPGTYLFKVLASADGIVWGARPKLLEIVIRPPFWLTVYAKLIYAVLALVAGWFLYRYVKERNALKRQKQQQEAIEDAKAAFITNISHELRTPLTLIVTPLKSLITRVPDSEVKDDLQRISNNADLLLDHINQLLAFKKIDEAAEVLQLKYVTSLVFLKELFAVYELQGKEKKVYFDAVVTDATTEMWIDTSKVARLVTNLLSNAFKFTPAGGRVRATAGLNTETGMLEICVEDSGVGISGEDQDRIFDRFYQSVNQIDGNTGSGIGLYMVKQYAAMHGGTVAVVSNPGEGSRFEVRLPVREYKPQADINGPQTGDKKKVLIVEDYEGLRAFLEKELEGVYTVITAGNGTEGLKMALEHQPDLIVTDMMMPGMSGDELCKSIRSQIAISHTPVIMLTARSSDQARFESYESGADAYLVKPFDMELLRLRIRKLLQMFDARRQLFNTEKEVKVEQITTNPLDKELMERAMQCVQANLSNQEYSVEKFSADMHMDRTGLYRKLMALTGQSPTNFIRTIRLMKAAELLAEKKWSITDIADEVGFNSVSYFSKCFHEKFGKSPSQYIE encoded by the coding sequence TTGTCACAATTTCCTGACGGAAGACTGGTTGTTTTTACAGAAAGCACCATTAATGTATTTAACGGCGGTGGTTTCAGAACCATTGATGTGGATGAGAAAGATGTGATCCATATTGCCAAATATACGCCCTATCAATATAAAGGTTACCTGGCCGAAGGGCGGCTGTGGGTGAAGAACCAGAACCGGCTGGTTGTTATAAACATTGCCACAGAAAAAGGGCAAACGAATCCTTTAGGATATCTGAAGAAACTGGGGTTTCCCGAGCCTCCCGCAAACTTCTTCGTAGATACCTATGGCGATATCTGGGTGCTGACAAAGGCAGATCGGTTGTATCGCTACAACAAAAGGCATAAACGGGTGTCCGTTTTTTTGCAAACCGTATCCGGCAGCGGCTTTAAGGAGGATGAGCTATTTGATATTGCAAGACTTCCGGACCGGGTATATCTCTTTTACAGGTCGGGCGTTATGCGTTGCCTGGATGAAGTAACGGGCCGGGAAATGTACCGGGAGCATTTTCAAAAGGAGGCCGAGCCGGATTACCTGACGCGGCTGTGGGTGAATGTGGTGGGGCCGTATTTATACCTGGTTCGGAATGGTTTCAGCAAGGGTCAGTTAGTGCGGTTTGATACCCGGAACCACCGTTCAACGGTGTTGCTGGAAACAGACCGGTACTGGCTCAATAATCTTATGGCAGACAGCTCCGGAAATTTCTGGATCCCTGCAAAAGTGGGCATGTGGTATTTCCGGTCCGGGTCCGACACCGGCAGCTATTACCCGGATCTTTCCCTCACAGACGGGCGCAGGGAGGATAACGAAGTATATACACTTTTGTACGACAAACAGGGTGGCCTTTGGGCTGGCACGTTTAACAAAGGCCTTTACTATTACCATCCGGCAAGGAGCCGTTTTTCAAATGTTGGTAAAGGCTTTTTCCGGCAGCCCGGCACGGATGATCTGCGCATTTACAGCATCCTGCGGTTGCCGGACCAGCTTTGGCTGGGCGCGTTGGATGGATTATATGCAGCCGGCTGGAAAAACGGCGCTTTAGCCGGTACGTTTGAGCAGAAAATGCCCGGTTCGGATGTCCGCGCCCTGTATCGTTCAAAATCGGGGATGATATGGGTGGGAATGTCGAACGGCTTATATGCATTCGATTCCCGGGGGAATCCGGCTCGCCACCTGGATATTCCCGTAAGTTATATTTCGGAAACGGAAGACGGAAAACTTTGGATTTGCACCCTTAACAATGGTCTTTACCTCTACGATCCGGTGTTAAGGAAAAACAGGTTGATGTTTTCCGCCGCCGTGGTAAGCAACGTTAAGCAGGTGATTCCCTGGAACCGTTATTGGGCCGGCATTTCGGCAAGGGGACTGTTCTTTATCGACAGGGAAACGTATGCACTCCATTTTGCAACGGATAGCGTAAACAACAATACGCGCAATTACCCGGCGGTAAAGGATTATTTCATTTGCCTTTTTACAGATGATGAGGGGTTACTTTGGATGGGTTCCTTTGGGAGTCTGTATGTTTGGGATCCTGTAAAGAAAAAACAATACCAGCTTGGAACCAGTGAAGGGCTGATCAGTAAGAATATTAAGGCCATTACCCAGGGGAAAGATAAAACGTTTTGGCTGACCACTTCCAGGGGCATCAGTAATATAAAAAAAATAGCGACCGATACCGGGTATCATTTTATGATACAGAATTATAACCGCTATGATGGTGTGATGGAGCATACTTTTTCCGAGCGCGCCATATATGCCGACGATGCACATACAGAGCTCTTTTTTGGTGGAATAGACGGCCTGAATATTTTAAATGAAAAGGCTGCGGTTTCAACCAGCGAAATATTATCGCCGGTACTGTATGGCTTTAAATTATTCGGGAGGCCGGTTGTGGAGGGAACAGCCTATGATGGCAGGATCATTTTGGAACAATCTGTAGCAAGCTCCCGCAGGATTGTTTTAAACCATAACCAGAATTTTTTTAGCATCAATTTTTCGGGCCTGAATTATATCAATCCGCTGAAAACCTATTTCAGGTACAGGCTGGAAGGGGTGGATGAGGACTGGCGTATTGAAAAATCGGGTTCGGGCATCGGAGAAGCAACATATACCCGGCTTCCGCCGGGAACCTATTTATTTAAGGTTTTGGCCAGCGCCGATGGCATTGTGTGGGGAGCGCGGCCGAAGTTGCTGGAGATCGTGATCCGTCCCCCGTTTTGGCTGACAGTTTATGCAAAACTGATCTACGCGGTTTTAGCACTTGTTGCCGGCTGGTTTTTATATCGCTATGTTAAAGAACGCAACGCGTTGAAACGGCAAAAGCAGCAGCAGGAGGCGATCGAAGATGCGAAGGCTGCCTTTATCACGAATATAAGTCACGAATTAAGAACGCCGTTAACTTTAATTGTAACGCCCTTAAAATCGCTGATAACACGGGTGCCGGATAGTGAGGTAAAGGACGACCTGCAGCGGATCAGCAATAATGCAGATTTGCTGCTCGATCATATTAACCAGTTGCTGGCGTTTAAAAAAATAGATGAGGCCGCAGAAGTGCTGCAGTTAAAATATGTGACCAGTCTTGTTTTTTTAAAGGAGTTGTTTGCCGTATATGAATTGCAGGGAAAGGAGAAAAAAGTATACTTTGATGCCGTGGTAACAGATGCTACCACTGAAATGTGGATCGATACCTCAAAGGTAGCGCGTCTGGTCACCAACCTGTTATCGAATGCATTTAAGTTTACACCGGCAGGAGGGCGGGTGCGGGCAACAGCAGGCCTTAATACGGAAACCGGTATGCTGGAGATCTGCGTGGAGGACAGCGGAGTAGGGATATCGGGGGAAGATCAGGACCGGATTTTTGACCGGTTCTATCAGTCGGTCAATCAGATCGATGGTAATACCGGCAGTGGTATTGGCTTATATATGGTAAAGCAATACGCAGCAATGCATGGAGGAACAGTTGCCGTTGTCAGCAATCCGGGCGAGGGAAGCCGGTTTGAGGTGCGGTTGCCGGTGAGGGAATATAAACCGCAGGCCGACATAAACGGGCCCCAAACAGGCGATAAAAAGAAAGTGCTGATCGTAGAAGACTATGAAGGCCTAAGGGCATTTTTGGAGAAAGAACTGGAGGGTGTCTATACGGTAATTACAGCGGGAAACGGAACCGAAGGCCTGAAGATGGCGCTGGAGCACCAGCCGGACCTGATTGTAACGGATATGATGATGCCGGGGATGAGCGGCGATGAGCTGTGCAAAAGCATCCGCAGCCAGATCGCCATCTCGCATACGCCGGTCATTATGCTTACCGCCCGGAGTTCGGACCAGGCAAGGTTTGAAAGCTACGAATCAGGAGCGGATGCATACCTGGTAAAGCCTTTCGATATGGAACTGCTGCGGCTGCGCATTCGCAAGTTATTGCAGATGTTCGACGCACGCCGGCAGCTGTTTAACACGGAAAAAGAGGTTAAAGTAGAACAGATTACTACCAACCCGCTTGACAAGGAGCTGATGGAAAGGGCTATGCAATGCGTACAGGCAAATTTGTCAAACCAGGAATATTCAGTAGAAAAATTCAGTGCCGATATGCATATGGATCGTACCGGTCTGTATCGCAAACTGATGGCGTTAACCGGGCAGTCGCCCACCAATTTTATCCGGACGATCCGGCTGATGAAGGCCGCCGAACTGCTGGCGGAAAAGAAATGGTCGATCACGGATATCGCGGATGAAGTGGGCTTTAACAGCGTTTCCTACTTTTCCAAATGTTTCCATGAAAAATTCGGTAAATCGCCCAGCCAGTATATCGAATAA
- a CDS encoding aspartate aminotransferase family protein, translating into MSRYQHSKQLLERAAKVLAGGVSSEFRKYNHPHALFYSEGKGSRITDVDRNVYLDFTLSQGPLILGHSHPEVLAAIGSYSERGQLYAGQHIQEIELAEKLAALIPSAELIRFCLDGSTAVQTAFRVARAKTGKQKFLRFEGHYHGWLDDVAWGISTPSPEALGSREEPAAHPWSAGIAANTRDEFIILPWNDLELVKKTLEQQHQEIAAVITEPVMCNNGCIQPVEGFLEGLRALCDHYGIALIFDEVITGFRLGLGGAQSYFNVTPDLSVFAKAMGSGYPVSAVVGRREWMEPIEQSVVIHAGTMNSSCPMIAAALATVQVLERDKPYRRMFALGQRLMTGLTEAARECKQNLFVNGPGPMFNTCFTDLEKMRDYRDTLKTDKPKLNRFVAAMHDRGIRVIGRGLWYISAVHTEEEIDTAIQVAKEVLAEL; encoded by the coding sequence ATGAGCAGGTATCAGCATTCAAAACAATTATTAGAACGTGCCGCAAAAGTGCTTGCAGGAGGGGTTTCGTCAGAATTTAGAAAATATAATCATCCGCACGCGTTGTTTTATTCGGAGGGAAAAGGAAGCCGGATTACAGACGTAGATCGTAACGTGTACCTGGATTTTACACTGAGCCAGGGGCCCCTGATCCTGGGGCACTCGCATCCGGAAGTGTTAGCAGCCATCGGGTCTTATTCAGAACGGGGACAACTTTATGCCGGCCAGCATATACAGGAAATTGAGCTGGCCGAAAAACTGGCGGCCCTGATTCCATCCGCTGAATTGATCCGCTTTTGTCTTGATGGTTCAACAGCTGTTCAAACGGCCTTCCGTGTGGCCCGGGCTAAAACAGGAAAACAGAAGTTTTTGCGTTTTGAGGGACATTATCACGGCTGGCTCGATGATGTAGCCTGGGGTATTTCTACTCCGTCGCCGGAGGCATTGGGCAGCAGGGAAGAGCCGGCAGCCCACCCCTGGTCGGCGGGTATTGCCGCAAATACAAGAGACGAATTTATTATATTGCCCTGGAATGATCTGGAGCTGGTAAAGAAGACCCTGGAACAGCAACATCAGGAAATTGCGGCCGTCATCACTGAACCGGTGATGTGTAATAACGGATGTATTCAACCGGTGGAAGGATTCCTGGAAGGCCTTAGGGCACTCTGCGATCATTATGGAATTGCGTTAATCTTTGATGAGGTGATCACCGGCTTCAGGCTCGGTCTGGGCGGCGCACAAAGCTATTTTAATGTAACGCCCGACCTGTCGGTATTTGCAAAGGCGATGGGAAGCGGTTACCCGGTGAGTGCCGTTGTTGGCCGGCGTGAATGGATGGAGCCGATTGAACAGTCGGTGGTGATTCATGCCGGAACCATGAATTCCAGTTGCCCGATGATTGCTGCAGCCCTGGCTACTGTACAGGTATTGGAACGAGACAAGCCCTACCGGCGGATGTTTGCCCTGGGGCAGCGGCTGATGACCGGATTGACGGAAGCTGCCCGTGAATGTAAGCAGAACTTATTCGTAAACGGCCCCGGGCCCATGTTTAATACCTGCTTTACGGATCTGGAAAAAATGCGGGATTACCGCGATACGCTGAAAACCGATAAGCCAAAATTAAACCGGTTTGTTGCAGCCATGCACGACCGCGGCATCCGGGTTATTGGCCGGGGGCTTTGGTATATCAGCGCCGTTCACACAGAAGAAGAAATCGATACTGCTATACAGGTAGCCAAAGAAGTACTAGCGGAATTATAA
- a CDS encoding MFS transporter yields the protein MKGSGKTMAAKAWMVVGLLFVIAMLNYIDRTMITTMRRSIVDAIPMTDAEFGLLTAAFLWVYGLFSPLAGFLADRFSRSKVILVSLLIWSLVTWMTSFATSFHELLLTRALMGLSEACYIPAALALIMDYHKGSTRSLATGIHMAGIMAGQSLGFLGGWIAENHQWNTAFFAFGVFGMAYALVLLFILKDAPREPKPDEEKRGSTPGFIATLKLLFGQRSYILLVIFFALVSLMAWLVVGWLPTYFQEKFQLSQTRAGIYSTGYVFTAAIFGVLAGGVLADQWSKINKRARVWVPAIGLCIAAPAIFLASYTSLLFVAVGCFVVYAFTKSFTDTNTMPILSMIVDAEYRATGYGILNFCGTLIGGIALYFGGALRDAHISLGIIYQSAAFLIVLAALALMGIRTKT from the coding sequence ATGAAGGGTTCGGGTAAAACAATGGCGGCAAAAGCCTGGATGGTGGTGGGACTCCTGTTTGTGATCGCAATGCTTAACTATATAGATCGAACCATGATCACAACCATGCGGAGGTCCATCGTAGATGCAATTCCGATGACAGATGCAGAGTTCGGTTTGTTAACAGCTGCATTTCTTTGGGTATATGGCTTGTTTAGCCCGCTGGCCGGTTTTCTGGCCGACAGGTTTAGCCGGAGCAAAGTGATCCTGGTGAGTTTGCTGATCTGGTCGCTGGTAACCTGGATGACCTCCTTTGCAACCTCGTTTCATGAATTGTTGCTTACAAGGGCATTAATGGGATTAAGTGAAGCCTGTTATATTCCGGCGGCATTGGCATTAATAATGGACTATCATAAAGGAAGTACCCGGTCGCTGGCTACAGGGATTCATATGGCGGGTATTATGGCCGGGCAAAGCCTGGGCTTTTTGGGGGGATGGATCGCTGAAAATCATCAATGGAATACCGCTTTTTTCGCTTTTGGCGTTTTTGGAATGGCATACGCCCTGGTATTGTTATTTATTTTGAAAGATGCTCCGCGTGAGCCGAAGCCTGATGAAGAAAAGCGCGGATCCACCCCGGGATTTATAGCTACCCTGAAGCTGCTTTTCGGGCAAAGATCGTATATACTGCTGGTTATTTTCTTTGCACTGGTCAGTTTGATGGCCTGGCTGGTAGTGGGATGGCTGCCTACGTATTTTCAGGAAAAATTTCAACTGTCTCAAACCAGGGCGGGTATCTATTCCACGGGCTATGTTTTTACTGCCGCTATTTTCGGTGTACTTGCCGGTGGGGTATTGGCCGATCAATGGAGTAAGATCAATAAAAGAGCCCGGGTATGGGTGCCGGCAATCGGCTTGTGTATAGCAGCTCCGGCAATTTTCCTGGCCAGTTATACGTCCCTGCTTTTTGTGGCGGTTGGATGCTTTGTTGTATATGCATTTACCAAGTCCTTCACGGATACGAACACGATGCCCATACTGAGCATGATTGTTGACGCGGAATACCGTGCTACCGGCTATGGGATTCTTAATTTTTGCGGAACACTGATCGGTGGTATCGCTTTATATTTTGGTGGAGCGCTGCGGGATGCGCATATTTCGTTAGGCATCATCTACCAGTCAGCCGCCTTTCTGATTGTGCTGGCGGCACTGGCTTTAATGGGCATCCGGACAAAAACATAA